The Dokdonella koreensis DS-123 genome has a segment encoding these proteins:
- the rplV gene encoding 50S ribosomal protein L22, with amino-acid sequence MEAKAVLRTARISPQKVRLVADQVRGLPVDRALTLLKFSDKKAAHLVYKVLFSATSNAENNLGADVDELKVARIFVDEGPILKRMHARAKGRGTQIFKRTSHITVVVGE; translated from the coding sequence GTGGAAGCGAAGGCTGTTCTGCGCACCGCGCGCATCTCCCCGCAGAAGGTCCGGCTGGTTGCCGACCAGGTGCGTGGCCTGCCGGTGGACCGCGCTCTGACTCTGCTGAAGTTCAGCGACAAGAAGGCCGCCCATCTGGTCTACAAGGTCCTGTTCTCGGCGACGTCCAATGCCGAGAACAACCTCGGCGCCGATGTCGACGAGCTCAAGGTCGCCCGCATCTTCGTCGACGAGGGTCCCATCCTCAAGCGGATGCATGCGCGGGCCAAGGGTCGCGGCACCCAAATTTTCAAGCGCACCAGCCACATCACTGTGGTCGTGGGCGAATAA
- the rpsS gene encoding 30S ribosomal protein S19: MPRSLKKGPFVDHHLLKKVEVAAAANNKRPIKTWSRRSMIVPDMVGLTLAVHNGRLHVPVLINENMVGHKLGEFAVTRTFKGHGGDKKADGKK; the protein is encoded by the coding sequence ATGCCACGTTCACTGAAGAAAGGGCCGTTCGTCGACCACCACCTGCTCAAGAAGGTGGAAGTTGCCGCAGCCGCCAACAATAAGCGCCCGATCAAGACCTGGTCGCGCCGTTCGATGATCGTGCCGGACATGGTCGGGCTGACCCTGGCGGTGCACAACGGTCGTCTCCATGTTCCGGTCCTGATCAACGAGAACATGGTCGGACACAAGCTCGGCGAGTTTGCCGTCACGCGCACCTTCAAGGGGCACGGTGGCGACAAGAAAGCCGACGGCAAGAAGTAA